In one Deinococcus psychrotolerans genomic region, the following are encoded:
- a CDS encoding M20 family metallopeptidase yields MTAANFLRDLIRIEALSGQEQALCDRVIAEWQHLGFDQAYRDDIGNAVGMVKGQEPGPAWLLLTHLDHVHAGDPAQWQHPPYEAVLENGSVHGRGAVDIKGPLAAQTYALAQLLGRGERPLNDVWITAPVQEETGGLGAAHFVTHPPAQMGAVIVGEPSNNQLMLGHRGVARLKVRFTGRAHHASLALNDENPIFALAEFLKRVQAKQFADYPVTGPSSLSATQIFTDSGSDNLTPNTVDVMLSWRYNESDAENRATLAELLAGLPAEGQLEEIWTPANTPGFATSPEHPLAQKVGRYAKRFHAEPGVWKFATDGRYTAREGWPTVGWGPGDQWLAHTTQEAILLEDLDAYSEALSALLLNERASS; encoded by the coding sequence ATGACTGCCGCCAATTTTTTACGCGATCTTATTCGCATCGAAGCTCTGTCTGGCCAAGAGCAGGCCCTGTGTGACCGTGTGATAGCAGAGTGGCAACACCTCGGCTTCGATCAAGCGTACCGCGACGACATCGGCAACGCGGTCGGGATGGTCAAAGGTCAGGAACCCGGCCCGGCTTGGCTGCTGCTGACCCACTTGGATCACGTCCATGCGGGCGACCCGGCGCAGTGGCAGCATCCACCCTACGAAGCAGTGTTGGAAAACGGCAGCGTGCACGGCCGGGGCGCGGTCGATATCAAGGGGCCGCTCGCCGCTCAGACCTACGCGCTAGCGCAGCTTCTCGGGCGCGGCGAGCGGCCCCTGAACGATGTGTGGATCACCGCCCCGGTGCAGGAGGAGACGGGTGGATTGGGAGCAGCGCACTTTGTCACACATCCGCCGGCACAGATGGGCGCGGTCATCGTCGGGGAGCCGTCAAACAACCAGTTGATGTTGGGCCACCGGGGTGTGGCGCGGCTCAAGGTGCGTTTTACCGGACGCGCCCACCACGCCAGCCTCGCGCTCAACGATGAAAATCCAATCTTTGCGCTGGCGGAGTTTCTGAAAAGGGTTCAGGCCAAGCAGTTCGCCGATTATCCGGTGACTGGCCCCTCGTCGCTGAGCGCGACACAGATCTTTACCGACTCGGGCAGTGACAACCTGACGCCCAATACCGTCGACGTCATGCTGAGCTGGCGCTACAACGAGAGCGACGCCGAGAACCGCGCCACCCTGGCGGAACTGCTCGCCGGACTGCCAGCCGAAGGCCAACTGGAAGAAATTTGGACGCCCGCGAATACGCCCGGTTTCGCCACCTCGCCGGAGCATCCGTTGGCCCAGAAGGTGGGGCGCTACGCCAAGCGCTTTCACGCGGAGCCGGGCGTGTGGAAGTTTGCCACGGATGGCCGCTACACCGCCCGTGAGGGCTGGCCGACAGTCGGCTGGGGGCCGGGAGATCAGTGGTTGGCCCACACCACACAAGAAGCCATCTTGTTAGAAGACCTAGACGCGTACAGCGAGGCGCTCTCAGCACTGCTGCTGAACGAACGCGCCAGTTCATAA
- a CDS encoding ABC transporter substrate-binding protein has protein sequence MKRMLTLFLLSAAISPVAHAQAVKQIVIGYEADATSLDPAQVTDINSMQVLTQMYEPLVMIGKTGGIQPGLASKWTLSADRLTYTFTLRPGLKFSSGDPLDADAVAFTFMRQLDKANPGNKFGPFPFAEFYYGSLKTVKKVNATTVQFVMNKPDAAFLAALTVPTSFIVNPKVALKLGKTFALQGSGSGPYGYESWSRGGQLILKKNTYFKGATPGADRLVWLPIVQTGQRATSLQSGTVDLVINPAPENLASLKTAGFNVATGAGPHIWWIGMNLNKAPFNNKLVRQAMSYAIDRPGMIKGILYDTGVMATQPLASMQSGYNTDLKPYTYDTAKAKALLTQAGFPNGFTATMLVPTSGSGMQSPVAMGTAIQAYLSQIGIKINIQQLDWGTYLSKIGAGADKSGLEMWQMSWMNVAVDPAFVLDPLLSSSSFPPGFNTGFYKSAAADSLMTRARAEADPKKRGGLYQQAEAVIVDDAPWLFVDHAKQVVAYNKNLKGFALDPIAPFLLKLGTVSK, from the coding sequence ATGAAACGAATGCTGACCCTGTTCCTGTTGTCCGCTGCCATCAGCCCCGTTGCCCACGCCCAAGCCGTCAAGCAGATCGTGATCGGCTACGAAGCCGACGCCACCTCGCTCGATCCCGCGCAGGTCACCGACATCAACAGCATGCAGGTGCTGACCCAGATGTACGAGCCGCTGGTCATGATCGGCAAAACCGGCGGGATCCAGCCGGGTCTGGCGTCCAAGTGGACGCTCTCGGCTGACCGCCTCACCTACACCTTTACGCTGCGGCCCGGCCTCAAGTTTTCAAGCGGCGATCCACTCGACGCCGACGCTGTGGCGTTTACCTTCATGCGGCAGCTCGACAAAGCCAACCCCGGCAATAAATTCGGGCCGTTTCCCTTTGCCGAGTTTTACTACGGCTCGCTCAAGACCGTCAAAAAAGTCAATGCCACGACGGTGCAGTTCGTGATGAACAAGCCGGACGCGGCCTTTCTGGCGGCACTGACGGTGCCCACCAGCTTCATCGTCAACCCGAAGGTGGCGCTGAAATTGGGCAAGACCTTTGCTCTGCAAGGCTCGGGGAGTGGGCCGTACGGCTACGAGAGCTGGAGCCGGGGTGGGCAACTGATCCTCAAGAAAAACACCTACTTCAAGGGAGCAACCCCCGGCGCAGACCGCTTGGTGTGGCTGCCCATCGTGCAGACCGGCCAGCGGGCCACATCCCTCCAATCTGGCACGGTGGACCTGGTGATCAATCCAGCCCCTGAAAATCTGGCGTCCCTGAAAACGGCGGGCTTCAACGTCGCCACCGGCGCGGGGCCGCACATCTGGTGGATCGGGATGAACCTCAACAAAGCCCCGTTCAACAACAAGCTGGTGCGTCAGGCCATGAGCTACGCGATCGACCGTCCCGGTATGATCAAGGGCATCTTGTACGACACCGGCGTGATGGCGACCCAGCCGCTGGCCTCGATGCAGTCGGGCTACAACACCGACCTCAAGCCCTACACCTACGACACCGCCAAAGCCAAAGCGCTGCTGACCCAGGCCGGTTTCCCCAACGGCTTTACCGCCACCATGCTCGTCCCCACCTCGGGTTCGGGGATGCAGAGCCCGGTGGCGATGGGAACCGCCATTCAGGCCTACCTCAGCCAGATCGGGATCAAGATCAATATTCAGCAGCTCGATTGGGGCACTTACCTGTCCAAGATCGGAGCGGGAGCCGACAAGTCCGGGCTGGAAATGTGGCAGATGTCTTGGATGAACGTGGCGGTCGATCCCGCTTTCGTGCTCGATCCGCTGCTCTCCAGCAGCTCGTTTCCGCCGGGCTTCAACACCGGCTTTTACAAAAGCGCGGCTGCCGACAGCTTGATGACTAGAGCGCGGGCCGAGGCAGATCCCAAGAAGCGCGGCGGCCTTTACCAGCAGGCCGAAGCCGTCATCGTGGACGACGCGCCATGGCTATTTGTCGACCACGCCAAACAGGTGGTCGCCTACAACAAAAACCTCAAAGGCTTTGCGCTCGACCCGATTGCTCCGTTCTTGTTGAAGCTGGGAACCGTCAGCAAATAG
- a CDS encoding DUF1028 domain-containing protein, with protein MVKLATFSITAHCPDTGHLGVAVSTAIPGVGMLCPFVRSGVGAVATQSFVNPYLGLWGLELLAQGKSAEETLAALKALDGGIELRQLGVVDRHGGSAAFSGSACDGWYGELTGPHYAIAGNMLVGAETLEAMQHSFLGSTGNPLVERLISALEAGQAAGGDKRGKVSAAVKVHAGEDYPWLDLRVDEHSAPVAELRRVYEVAKVSLVPLLDMMPTKAQPLGTFDMQAARASGLLQDQ; from the coding sequence ATGGTCAAGCTCGCCACGTTTTCGATCACCGCTCACTGTCCCGACACCGGGCACCTCGGTGTCGCTGTATCGACCGCCATTCCGGGCGTCGGGATGCTCTGCCCGTTCGTGCGCTCGGGTGTGGGCGCAGTCGCCACCCAGTCCTTTGTGAATCCTTATCTGGGACTGTGGGGCCTGGAGTTGCTGGCGCAGGGAAAGAGTGCCGAGGAAACGCTCGCCGCTCTCAAAGCGCTGGACGGGGGCATAGAGCTGCGCCAGCTCGGCGTGGTCGACCGGCACGGTGGGTCAGCGGCCTTCTCAGGCAGCGCCTGTGACGGGTGGTACGGCGAGCTGACCGGCCCGCACTACGCCATCGCCGGCAACATGCTGGTCGGCGCGGAGACGCTGGAGGCCATGCAGCACAGTTTCCTCGGCAGCACCGGAAATCCGCTCGTCGAGCGCCTGATCTCGGCGCTGGAAGCCGGGCAAGCGGCAGGCGGCGACAAGCGCGGCAAGGTTTCTGCCGCCGTCAAGGTTCACGCCGGCGAGGATTACCCCTGGCTCGACCTGCGGGTGGACGAACACAGCGCTCCAGTGGCTGAACTCCGGCGCGTCTATGAAGTCGCCAAAGTCAGTCTCGTTCCGCTCCTCGACATGATGCCCACCAAAGCCCAGCCGCTGGGCACTTTCGATATGCAGGCCGCCCGTGCAAGCGGTTTGCTGCAAGACCAGTAA
- a CDS encoding ABC transporter permease: MSDAASNAALTAQPRAPRRLLKLNGYLTIGGALMLILALLSLLAPLLSRVDPNMINPALALQPLGSPDHLLGTDNLGRDLLSRLLYGGRISLLSSFTAALISTAISATVGLTAAFFGRWIDLIALRVTDILMGFPFILLAILLVAALGPSTFNALLAVAIANLPFTLRLVRSEAIRVREREFITAAKALGAGNSRIIWMHMLPNVLSVLISTFFLTAGWMLGQTSALSFLGLGTQPPTADWGSMLAESQNYMSSMPQIAMLPGLMIVLASVGMNLFGVGLRAAALREK; encoded by the coding sequence GTGTCTGACGCAGCTTCCAACGCGGCGCTCACCGCCCAACCCCGCGCCCCCCGGCGGCTTCTGAAGCTCAACGGCTACCTGACGATCGGCGGAGCGCTGATGCTGATCTTGGCCCTGCTCTCTCTGCTGGCTCCCCTGCTCAGCCGGGTCGACCCCAACATGATCAATCCGGCGCTGGCGCTCCAGCCACTCGGCTCACCGGATCACCTTTTGGGAACAGACAATCTGGGCCGCGACCTGCTCAGCCGCCTGCTCTACGGAGGCCGCATCAGCCTTCTCAGCAGCTTCACGGCGGCCCTGATTTCGACGGCAATCAGCGCCACAGTCGGCCTCACCGCTGCTTTTTTCGGACGCTGGATCGATCTGATTGCCCTGCGCGTGACCGATATCCTGATGGGCTTTCCCTTCATCCTGCTGGCCATCTTGCTGGTGGCGGCGCTTGGCCCGTCGACCTTCAATGCCCTGCTGGCCGTCGCCATCGCCAATCTGCCGTTCACCCTGCGGCTGGTGCGCAGCGAGGCGATCCGGGTGCGCGAACGCGAATTCATCACCGCTGCCAAGGCGCTGGGTGCGGGCAACAGCCGCATCATCTGGATGCACATGCTGCCCAACGTGCTGAGCGTGCTGATCTCCACCTTCTTCCTGACGGCAGGCTGGATGCTGGGCCAGACTTCGGCGCTCAGCTTCCTGGGACTGGGCACCCAGCCGCCCACCGCCGACTGGGGCAGCATGCTGGCGGAATCTCAGAACTACATGTCGTCCATGCCGCAGATTGCCATGTTGCCGGGGCTGATGATCGTGCTGGCCTCAGTCGGCATGAACCTCTTCGGTGTGGGTCTGCGGGCCGCCGCCCTGCGCGAAAAGTAA
- a CDS encoding ABC transporter permease encodes MMMFLFVLWGVSLTVFLALHLAPGNPAQLLLGSFATPEALSRLTLELGLDQPLPVQYGHWLARVFQGDLGTSIMLKAPVTTILAERLHNSVILALPAFILSTVLGILAGVLSGMYRRGWVDHTANTVMFVGLAMPVFWLGLVLILVFGLSLGWLPTSGMSSPGAEPNLSDITRHLILPVLTLALAPAAVIAQITRSTLLEEIKQDYVRTGVAKGLSANRAVVRHALRNTWIPVITTLGLEMNYVIGGSVLVENVFNWPGIGQLLVQSAISRDYPVVLGASLILAAIFVVVNFLVEASYGLVDPRQRGQSV; translated from the coding sequence GTGATGATGTTCCTGTTTGTGCTCTGGGGGGTGTCGCTCACCGTATTTCTGGCCCTGCACTTGGCTCCGGGCAACCCGGCGCAGTTGCTGCTGGGCTCGTTCGCTACGCCTGAGGCCCTGAGCCGTCTCACGCTGGAACTGGGACTGGATCAACCGCTGCCGGTGCAGTACGGCCACTGGCTGGCCCGCGTCTTTCAGGGCGACTTGGGAACATCGATCATGCTCAAAGCTCCGGTCACGACCATTCTGGCCGAGCGGCTGCACAACTCGGTGATCTTGGCGCTCCCGGCTTTTATCTTGTCGACGGTGCTGGGCATTTTGGCAGGCGTGCTAAGCGGAATGTACCGGCGCGGTTGGGTGGATCACACCGCCAACACGGTGATGTTCGTGGGCCTGGCGATGCCGGTGTTCTGGCTGGGTCTGGTGCTGATCTTGGTGTTCGGTTTGTCGTTGGGCTGGCTTCCCACCAGTGGGATGTCGTCACCGGGAGCCGAGCCGAACCTGAGTGACATAACCCGGCACTTGATCTTGCCAGTACTGACGCTGGCGCTGGCTCCTGCCGCCGTCATCGCCCAGATCACGCGCTCGACGCTGCTCGAAGAGATCAAGCAAGATTATGTCCGCACCGGGGTGGCCAAAGGTTTATCGGCCAACCGGGCGGTGGTCAGGCACGCGCTGCGCAACACCTGGATTCCGGTCATCACGACGCTGGGGCTGGAAATGAATTACGTCATCGGCGGTTCGGTGCTGGTGGAGAACGTCTTTAACTGGCCGGGCATTGGACAGCTGCTGGTGCAGTCGGCCATCAGCCGCGACTATCCGGTGGTGCTGGGAGCCAGCTTGATCCTGGCCGCCATTTTCGTGGTCGTCAACTTTCTGGTGGAAGCCTCGTACGGCCTAGTCGATCCACGCCAGCGGGGTCAAAGTGTCTGA
- a CDS encoding ABC transporter substrate-binding protein, translating into MLRSSQCTGRSLFLTLALAAVASAAAQTPVKGGSLTVGQQADIVGLDPATVSAASSTSVIEQLYSSLLSVNPTGSVQPELALKWTVSPDGLKYTFTLRPGVKFADGRPLTAADVVYTIKRITDPKTASPRQNDLGKIASLSAPNPVTVIVQLKEPFAPFLTKVASPLMGIIPAEYDKTHDLNKQPMGSGPFKFGAWVPGDSVTLSRNPNYWENGRPYVDTLVFKALKDDVTRMIDVQSAVVDLALSVPQNQVDRLKALPGMSVVGGPGTWYDYLGLNLAQKPFNDVRVRQALAYAVDRDSIVKTVLFGKGTPIFCGPVPPSSWAYATCKTQVLNLAKAKQLMNAAGYAKGFDMTIKVGADYKSQVNIAQAIQAQLKPLNINVKVMPMEWGAFLNDYNAKRFDAVVLGWIGSVDPDDFLYFQFHTGEKFNTQSFSNKQVDTLLETGRRTVDQAKRGAVYKQVQQVISSQVGYVFLHINDQYEAFRPAVKGYVHYATGSLKSLKDIWIDK; encoded by the coding sequence ATGCTGCGGTCTTCTCAATGCACCGGACGCTCTTTGTTCCTTACCCTCGCTCTGGCGGCCGTGGCCAGTGCCGCTGCACAGACCCCGGTCAAGGGCGGCAGTTTGACCGTGGGGCAGCAGGCGGACATTGTCGGCCTCGACCCGGCCACCGTGTCTGCGGCTTCGTCGACTTCCGTGATCGAGCAGCTCTACAGTTCGCTGCTCTCGGTGAACCCCACAGGAAGCGTGCAACCTGAGCTGGCCCTCAAGTGGACGGTTTCTCCAGACGGTTTGAAATACACCTTTACCCTGCGTCCGGGAGTCAAGTTCGCCGATGGCCGCCCACTCACCGCCGCCGACGTGGTGTACACCATCAAGCGCATTACCGATCCCAAGACCGCTTCGCCGCGCCAGAACGACCTCGGGAAGATCGCCTCCCTCAGCGCTCCCAATCCGGTCACGGTGATCGTGCAGCTCAAAGAACCCTTCGCCCCCTTCCTCACCAAGGTGGCTTCGCCCCTGATGGGTATCATTCCTGCCGAATACGACAAGACCCATGATCTGAACAAACAACCGATGGGTTCCGGGCCTTTCAAATTCGGCGCTTGGGTGCCCGGCGACAGTGTGACGCTCAGCCGCAACCCCAATTACTGGGAAAACGGCAGACCCTACGTCGATACACTGGTCTTCAAGGCCCTCAAAGACGATGTGACCCGCATGATTGACGTTCAGAGCGCCGTGGTGGACTTGGCGCTGAGCGTGCCACAAAATCAGGTAGACCGCCTCAAAGCTCTGCCCGGCATGAGCGTGGTGGGAGGCCCCGGCACCTGGTACGACTACCTCGGCCTGAACTTGGCCCAGAAGCCCTTCAACGACGTGAGGGTGCGTCAGGCTCTCGCTTACGCCGTCGACCGTGACTCGATTGTCAAGACCGTTTTGTTCGGCAAGGGCACGCCCATCTTCTGCGGCCCGGTGCCGCCGTCGAGTTGGGCCTACGCGACCTGCAAGACGCAGGTTCTCAATCTGGCCAAGGCCAAGCAGTTGATGAACGCTGCGGGCTATGCCAAGGGCTTTGACATGACCATCAAAGTCGGGGCGGACTACAAATCACAGGTAAACATCGCTCAGGCGATTCAGGCTCAGCTCAAGCCGCTGAACATCAACGTCAAGGTGATGCCGATGGAATGGGGGGCGTTCCTGAACGATTACAACGCCAAGCGCTTCGACGCGGTGGTGCTGGGCTGGATCGGCTCGGTCGATCCGGACGACTTCTTGTACTTCCAGTTTCACACCGGCGAGAAATTCAATACCCAGAGCTTTTCCAACAAGCAGGTCGACACGCTCCTCGAAACGGGTCGGCGCACGGTGGATCAGGCCAAGCGCGGGGCCGTGTATAAGCAGGTGCAGCAAGTGATCTCCTCACAGGTCGGGTACGTCTTCCTCCACATCAACGACCAGTACGAGGCTTTCCGGCCCGCCGTCAAGGGGTACGTCCACTACGCCACCGGCTCCCTGAAATCGCTCAAAGATATTTGGATCGACAAGTAA
- a CDS encoding ABC transporter permease, translating into MLSYLARRLLTIVPVLLGITVIAYFLTRTIPGDAVAILLGTQNDPVVAAQLRHNLHLDQPVILGYFDWLSQVLRGHLGQSIRSGADIGPDLVQRFARSAQLSLAAILLAVVVGIPAGIAAAVRRNRWPDQLISVAALLGISTPDFWLGTILVLVFSLQLQWLPPAGYVPPSSGVLPFLKVLLLPALTLGLQIASIITRFTRAAMLDVLTQDYVRTARAKGQTQHRIFYGHALKNAAIPILTVIGLNFGFLLGGTVIVETIFSWPGVGNLVLTAINQRDYPVVQACVMLFAITFTLINLAIDLLYGLVDPRVRYS; encoded by the coding sequence ATGCTCAGTTACCTTGCCCGGCGTTTGCTCACCATCGTCCCGGTGCTGCTGGGCATCACGGTCATCGCCTACTTCCTCACCCGCACCATACCGGGAGACGCCGTCGCCATTTTGCTCGGTACCCAGAATGATCCGGTGGTGGCCGCACAACTCCGGCACAACTTGCACCTCGACCAGCCGGTGATCTTGGGGTACTTCGATTGGCTCAGTCAGGTCTTACGCGGCCACCTTGGGCAGTCGATCCGCTCGGGAGCCGACATCGGCCCAGACCTCGTCCAGCGCTTTGCCCGGAGTGCGCAGTTGTCGCTGGCCGCCATCTTGTTGGCGGTGGTGGTGGGGATTCCGGCGGGGATTGCCGCTGCCGTGCGGCGAAACCGTTGGCCGGATCAACTGATCAGTGTGGCCGCGCTGCTGGGCATCTCGACGCCGGATTTCTGGCTGGGCACTATTTTGGTTTTGGTGTTTTCTTTGCAACTCCAATGGCTGCCCCCGGCTGGTTACGTGCCGCCCAGCAGCGGTGTGTTGCCGTTTCTCAAAGTTCTGCTCCTGCCCGCCCTGACGCTGGGCCTCCAGATCGCATCGATCATTACCCGCTTTACCCGCGCGGCCATGTTGGACGTCTTGACCCAGGACTATGTCCGCACCGCCCGCGCCAAGGGCCAGACCCAGCACCGAATTTTCTACGGTCACGCTCTGAAAAATGCCGCCATCCCTATTCTCACGGTGATCGGCCTGAATTTCGGGTTTCTGCTGGGCGGCACCGTCATCGTGGAAACCATCTTCAGCTGGCCGGGCGTGGGCAATCTGGTACTCACGGCCATCAATCAGCGGGATTATCCTGTGGTTCAGGCCTGCGTGAT